In one Erinaceus europaeus chromosome 3, mEriEur2.1, whole genome shotgun sequence genomic region, the following are encoded:
- the C1D gene encoding nuclear nucleic acid-binding protein C1D codes for MAGEEINEDYPVEIHEYLSTFENSIGAVDEMLKTMMSVSRNELLQKLDPLEQAKVDLVSAYTLNSMFWVYLATQGVNPKEHPVKQELERIRVYMNRVKEITDKKKAGKLDKGAASRFVKNALWEPKPKHASKGANKGKSKK; via the exons ATGGCAGGTGAAGAAATTAATGAAGACTATCCAGTAGAAATTCATGAATATTTATCCACATTTGAGAATTCTATTGGTGCTGTGGATGAGATGTTGAAGACTATGATGTCTGTTTCTAGAAATGAGTTGTTACAGaag ttGGACCCACTGGAACAAGCAAAAGTGGACTTAGTTTCTGCTTACACATTAAATTCAATGTTTTGGG TTTATTTGGCTACTCAGGGAGTCAATCCCAAGGAACATCCAGTGAAACAAGAATTG gaaagAATCAGAGTGTATATGAACAGAGTCAAGGAGATAACAGACAAGAAAAAGGCTGGCAAACTGGATAAAGGTGCAGCTTCAAGATTTGTAAAAAATGCTCTCTGGGAACCCAAGCCTAAACATGCATCAAAAGGtgccaataaaggaaaaagtaaaaagtaa